A genomic region of Pseudoalteromonas piscicida contains the following coding sequences:
- a CDS encoding DUF1329 domain-containing protein: protein MFRKPTFIAATIITMLSASSAMAKMSADEVARLGKDLTPIGAEKAGNADGSIPAWNGGITAPPAGYEVGMHHPDPFADDKVLFTIDKSNLDKYKSLLSPGQIALFETYPETFKMNIYPTRRSASYPQFVYDATKKYASTAELIEGGNGIKNTAIGIPFPVPKDGLEAIWNHLLRFRGLSIARFGGQAMPTESGAYNIIGFDEQLLVKYSATDATPEALQESNILFKFKQQVTEPARLAGTALLVHETMDQILTPRQAWTYNAGQRRVRRAPNVAYDAPGTASDSLRTTDDFDMFNGSPNRYDWKLVGKKEMYIPYNSYKLHSDKLKYDDILMAGHINPEHVRYEKHRVWVVEANLKEGTRHIYKKRVFYIDEDSWQIHVTDIYDNRDQMYRVAMAHGLNHYEVPTHWSTLDVYHDLNSRRYLAIGLDNEEDMYDFSQSFNDNEFTQGALRREGRR, encoded by the coding sequence ATGTTTAGAAAACCTACATTTATCGCAGCAACAATAATTACAATGCTGTCTGCCAGTAGCGCTATGGCGAAGATGAGCGCTGACGAAGTTGCACGTTTAGGTAAAGACTTGACACCTATCGGTGCAGAGAAAGCGGGTAATGCTGATGGCAGTATTCCTGCTTGGAATGGTGGGATCACTGCGCCTCCAGCTGGTTATGAAGTGGGCATGCACCATCCAGATCCATTTGCTGATGACAAAGTATTGTTCACGATTGATAAATCAAATTTAGATAAATACAAGTCATTGTTAAGTCCTGGTCAAATTGCGTTATTTGAAACGTATCCAGAAACGTTCAAAATGAACATCTACCCAACTAGACGCAGCGCGTCTTATCCGCAGTTTGTGTATGATGCGACAAAGAAATACGCATCTACAGCAGAGCTGATCGAAGGTGGTAACGGCATTAAAAATACTGCTATCGGTATTCCGTTTCCGGTGCCAAAAGATGGCTTAGAAGCTATCTGGAACCACCTATTGCGTTTCCGTGGCTTGTCGATTGCACGTTTCGGCGGTCAAGCGATGCCTACGGAGTCAGGGGCTTACAACATTATCGGTTTCGATGAGCAACTATTGGTTAAGTACTCTGCAACAGACGCAACCCCTGAAGCGTTGCAAGAGTCAAATATCCTGTTTAAGTTTAAGCAGCAAGTGACAGAACCTGCACGTCTTGCTGGAACTGCATTGCTTGTGCATGAAACCATGGACCAAATTTTGACACCTCGTCAGGCTTGGACCTATAACGCAGGCCAGCGTCGTGTAAGACGTGCGCCAAACGTTGCATATGATGCACCAGGAACTGCGTCAGATAGCTTACGTACAACAGATGACTTTGATATGTTTAACGGCTCTCCAAACCGTTATGATTGGAAACTTGTTGGCAAAAAAGAGATGTATATCCCTTACAACAGTTACAAACTACATAGCGACAAGCTGAAGTATGATGATATTTTGATGGCCGGTCATATTAACCCAGAACATGTACGATATGAAAAGCACCGCGTATGGGTAGTTGAAGCTAACCTGAAAGAAGGTACTCGCCATATTTACAAAAAGCGTGTGTTCTATATTGATGAAGATAGCTGGCAAATCCACGTAACGGATATCTATGATAACCGTGACCAGATGTATCGCGTTGCGATGGCACATGGTCTTAATCACTACGAAGTGCCGACACATTGGAGTACGTTGGATGTCTATCATGATCTAAACTCTCGTCGCTACCTTGCGATTGGGTTAGATAACGAAGAAGACATGTACGACTTCAGTCAGTCTTTCAACGATAACGAGTTTACTCAGGGTGCTTTGCGCCGTGAGGGTCGCCGTTAA
- a CDS encoding DUF2835 domain-containing protein — protein sequence MKEYFFYMDLSYDKCLGYYYGHYTSVQVIEDGGKSIRFPAEHIRPFISSIGIRGRFRLTLDDSNKFLSLEKVT from the coding sequence ATGAAAGAGTACTTCTTTTACATGGATTTGAGCTACGACAAGTGCCTCGGTTACTACTACGGGCACTATACTTCAGTGCAAGTGATTGAAGATGGGGGGAAGAGTATTCGCTTCCCCGCAGAGCATATTCGCCCCTTTATTTCATCAATTGGGATCAGGGGGAGATTCCGTCTCACCTTGGATGATAGCAATAAGTTTCTATCGTTAGAAAAAGTCACTTAA
- a CDS encoding DUF1302 domain-containing protein, translated as MIKRSLFVKNKIMLGLSAAVMGAAATSVHAASFEVGDFEITFDSTFSYGQSIRVEDRNFDFIGKSNHPQFNWDGYKATTGNTIYSSSQIWSQQGAYSNNGDAGNLNFDSGDTFSQLLKGTHDLAITKDNYGLFTRFMYFYDFAMEDGDFAYSNPVSGKKVDPCEDDDTKKQVCSDLRLLDAFVWADFDLNDGKNPLSVRLGQQVVNWGESTLISHGINVNPVDIDRLKAPGSEVKEAFIPVGMLWASVVLSENVNLEGFYQYQWHETRLPATGSYFSTNDFASENGYMQNVQLGFTSNPDIDLYHLTDALNSLYADATAALVAQGVVPTAQAVGSAAASMYMAYPTKVALKGKGNNGKSEPGDGGQYGLRLGIFSPELNDTEFGLYYINYHSRRPLISGKASNFTQQAIMADLAYIAQNQITADNVTNLNAFTQAQITYPEDIKLYGLSFNTAIGETAFAGEVAYRQDEPLQIDDVELLYAGMVEQLAAAGLRDDLAGLSQLSQGDDIAYVGPGEVAQGYILRDTIQAQFTATHLFGPSLGADSWAVVGEVGAVTIKDMPEYDELRLNVSGTGRSGTIEGLSGRDYNLIHQAVSNGPETNPFPSASAWGYRLIAKGEYNNLFSGVNFSPRVVFSHDVNGITPDPMFLFIEDRKSLGINLNFNYLNSWSFDFGYNTFWGGGKTNTFADRDFISFNIKYSI; from the coding sequence ATGATAAAAAGATCGCTCTTTGTGAAAAACAAAATCATGCTCGGTCTTAGTGCGGCAGTAATGGGAGCTGCCGCCACGTCAGTACACGCGGCCAGTTTTGAGGTTGGTGATTTCGAAATTACCTTCGATTCGACTTTTTCTTATGGTCAAAGCATTCGCGTTGAAGATCGTAACTTTGATTTCATCGGTAAAAGTAATCATCCTCAGTTTAACTGGGATGGTTATAAAGCAACCACTGGCAATACCATCTATTCTTCGTCACAGATCTGGTCACAACAGGGGGCCTATTCAAATAATGGTGATGCTGGTAACCTAAATTTTGACTCTGGAGATACTTTCTCTCAGTTGTTAAAAGGTACCCATGATTTAGCAATTACCAAAGATAACTATGGTTTATTCACTCGTTTCATGTATTTCTATGACTTTGCGATGGAAGATGGTGATTTTGCGTATAGCAACCCTGTTTCAGGCAAAAAAGTTGACCCGTGTGAAGACGACGATACCAAAAAACAAGTCTGTTCTGATTTACGCTTGCTAGATGCATTTGTTTGGGCGGATTTTGACCTCAATGATGGTAAAAACCCGCTCTCTGTGCGTTTAGGTCAACAAGTAGTTAACTGGGGTGAAAGTACGCTTATTTCCCATGGCATTAACGTCAACCCAGTGGATATTGACCGTTTGAAAGCACCTGGCTCTGAAGTAAAAGAAGCCTTTATCCCTGTAGGTATGCTTTGGGCGTCGGTGGTGTTATCTGAGAATGTAAACCTAGAGGGCTTCTACCAATATCAATGGCATGAAACAAGGTTGCCAGCAACGGGTAGTTACTTCTCAACCAATGATTTTGCATCTGAAAATGGTTATATGCAAAATGTACAACTTGGTTTTACCTCAAACCCTGATATCGATCTGTATCACCTAACGGATGCGTTAAACAGCTTATATGCTGATGCAACGGCCGCATTGGTTGCTCAAGGCGTAGTACCAACAGCACAAGCTGTTGGCAGCGCTGCAGCGTCCATGTATATGGCTTATCCGACTAAAGTGGCGCTTAAAGGAAAAGGGAATAACGGTAAGAGCGAACCTGGTGATGGTGGTCAGTACGGTTTACGCTTAGGTATTTTCTCTCCAGAGCTAAACGACACTGAATTTGGTTTGTATTACATTAATTACCACAGCCGTAGACCTTTGATTTCTGGTAAAGCATCTAATTTTACACAGCAAGCGATAATGGCGGATTTAGCTTACATCGCACAAAATCAAATTACAGCAGACAATGTCACTAACCTAAATGCCTTTACTCAAGCGCAAATTACCTACCCAGAAGACATCAAACTGTATGGCTTAAGTTTTAATACTGCGATTGGTGAAACCGCATTTGCTGGTGAAGTGGCATATAGACAAGATGAACCACTGCAGATAGATGACGTTGAACTACTTTACGCAGGTATGGTTGAGCAGTTGGCCGCTGCGGGTCTGCGTGATGATTTGGCTGGTTTATCTCAGCTTAGTCAAGGTGACGATATCGCTTATGTGGGTCCTGGTGAAGTCGCGCAAGGTTATATTTTGCGAGACACTATTCAAGCACAGTTTACTGCAACGCATTTGTTCGGACCATCGCTAGGCGCAGATAGCTGGGCAGTGGTTGGTGAAGTCGGTGCTGTTACCATCAAAGACATGCCAGAGTACGATGAGCTTCGTTTGAATGTTTCAGGTACTGGCCGAAGTGGCACGATTGAGGGGCTTTCTGGCCGAGATTACAATCTTATCCACCAAGCGGTTTCAAACGGTCCAGAGACCAACCCATTCCCATCGGCTTCTGCATGGGGCTATCGCCTTATTGCTAAGGGTGAGTATAACAATCTATTCAGTGGTGTGAATTTTTCTCCACGCGTAGTGTTCTCACATGATGTTAACGGTATCACCCCGGATCCTATGTTCTTGTTCATTGAGGATCGTAAATCGCTAGGCATTAATCTAAACTTTAACTACCTAAATTCGTGGTCATTTGATTTTGGCTATAACACGTTTTGGGGTGGTGGTAAGACGAATACCTTTGCGGACCGTGATTTCATCTCATTCAACATTAAGTATTCAATTTAA